The window GCTGACAAACCAGCCGTGACGGTGATTAGTCAGGCTTGACTTAGGGACAAGGGAGACAAGGGAGAGGGGGAAGGGTGGGAGGAGTGGGAGGATGGTGAAGAAATCTTTCCCCCCACACTCCCCTCTCTCCCCACACTCCCCGCCCCTCCTATAACTCACGAATCTCTAGCAGTAACAATGACAACCGCATCAACCGTAGTTTTACCCCATCCTAGTGGTGATAAACGCCTGAAGATGCTAGACGCAACTATGAAGCGTCACCAGTATCAACAAGATGCCTTAATCGAAATTCTCCACAAAGCCCAAGAACTATACGGTTACTTAGAAAGCGACTTATTACTTTATATTGCTCATAAACTCAAACTGCCTCCCAGCCGAGTTTATGGTGTAGCGACTTTTTACCATTTATTTTCTTTAGCGCCCCAAGGAGTTCATAGTTGTGTGCTGTGTACAGGAACAGCTTGTTACGTCAAAGGCGCTCAAGCAATTTTGGCAAGTGTAGAAAAAATAACTCACATTCGGGCTGGTGAAACTACAACCAACGGTCAATTATCACTACTGACAGCAAGATGTTTAGGGGCTTGCGGAATTGCCCCGGCTGTGGTGTTTGATGGCACAGTCTTAGGCAATCAAACCCCAGAATCAGTTTGCGATCGCATCCAAGGATGGCTGGAAAATGGAACTCAATGAATTATTAGCAATTGCCAAACAAGAACGCTCTCAAGCTAAACCAGTACAAATTCGTTGCTGTACGGCTGCTGGCTGTTTATCTGGTAACGCCGCCAGCGTTAAACATGAACTGGAAGCAGGAATCAAAGCCGAAGGTTTAGAAAAAGATGTACAAGTTTCTGGTGTGGGCTGTATGCGTTTATGTTGCCAAGGGCCACTAGTTCAAGTTGACACCCCAGCAGGTAGTAAACTTTACGAACAAGTCACCACTCAAGACGCATTTGCAATTATTGAAGCCTTGGATGGCGGCAAAACCCATATTTCCGAAATAGATTTATCCCAGCCATTCTTTAGTTATCAAAAACCCATCGTTTTAGAAAATAGCGGCAAAATTGACCCCGAAAAAATTCAAGCTTATATTGCCGCTAAGGGTTATCAAGCTCTCTACCATGTGTTGCGAGAAATGACCCCAGGTGAAGTAGTCGAGACAATTAGCCGTAGTGGTTTGCGCGGACGGGGAGGCGCAGGTTATCCCACAGGAATTAAATGGGCGACTGTTGCTAAAGCCAAAAGCGGCCGCAAATTTGTTATCTGTAACGCCGATGAAGGTGATCCCGGCGCATTTATGGATCGGAGTGTCCTAGAGAGTGATCCCCATCGCGTTTTAGAAGGAATGGCGATCGCGGCTTATGCCGTTGGAGCCAATCAAGGTTATATTTATGTCCGGGCAGAATATCCCGTGGCAATTCATCGGCTGCAAACGGCCATCCATCAAGCCCAACGCCTTGGTTTATTGGGTAGCCAAATTTTTGAATCTCCCTTTGACTTCAAAATCGATATCCGCATTGGTGCTGGGGCTTATGTCTGCGGTGAAGAAACTGCCTTAATGGAGAGTATCGAAGGTAAACGCGGCCTACCTCATCCCCGCCCACCCTATCCGGCTGAATCGGGTTTGTGGGGTCATCCCACCTTAATTAACAACGTCGAAACCTTCGCTAACATCGCACCAATTATTCGTAACGGTGCTGACTGGTTTGCGAATATTGGGACGGAAAAAAGCAAAGGGACAAAAGTTTTCGCTCTCGCAGGCAAAATCCGCAACACAGGCTTAATCGAAGTCCCAATGGGAACCTCCTTACGACAAATTGTCGAAGAAATGGGAGGCGGTATTCCCGATGGTGGTACAGCTAAAGCAGTACAAACAGGTGGCCCTTCTGGGGGATGTATCCCTGCTTCCGCCTTTGATACACCTGTAGATTATGAATCCCTGACAAACCTCGGCTCAATGATGGGTTCCGGCGGCATGATTGTCATGGACGATAGTACCAACATGGTAGACGTTGCCCGCTTCTTCATGGAATTTTGCATGGATGAATCCTGCGGTAAGTGTATTCCTTGCCGCGTCGGCACTGTGCAGATGCACAAATTATTAACCAAACTCATGCAAGGCAAAGCAACTCAAGCTGATATGACGCTCCTGGAAGAACTGTGCGATATGGTCAAACACACCAGCCTGTGCGGTTTAGGACAATCTGCACCCAACCCCGTCTTGAGTACATTACGCTACTTCCGCGAGGAATACGTTGAGTTGATTGAAGAGTACTTGGAGTTGATTAAGGAGGAGGAAGTAATGGTGTAAGGGTTTAGAGATGTAAGGGTGTGAGGACTAGAGATTAGTGACAAATATTACTAGTTTGCGCGATGTGCGACTTATTCTTGACACCCCTCTCCAAACCTCTCACGCCAGTCGCTACAACGGAGGGAACCTCCGCAACGCGCTGGCTCCCCGGAGCGGAGAGAGGCTTTGAATCTTGCTCCCCTTCCCTAGTAGGGAAGGGGTTGGGGGTTAGGTTTTAGAGAAAGTTGCACACGGCGTTAGTTTTCTAAGTATTAAACCTGAATTTTTAAACCATAACCCTCAACCTCTAACCCCTAATCCCTAGTCCCTCACCTGTAACCTGTAACCTCTCACCTAAATTATGACCGTAAAAACCTTAACAATTAATGGTCAACTGGTCAGCGCCAGCGAAGAAGAAACGTTGCTAGATGCAGCGCAAGCAGCCGGAATTCATATTCCCACACTGTGCCATGTAGAAGGTGTGGGAGATGTCGGTGCTTGTCGGCTGTGTTTAGTTGAGATTGCCGGCAGTAGTAAATTACAACCTGCTTGCGTGACAAAAGTTAACGAAGGAATGGAGGTTTACACCAATAGCGATCGCCTGCAAAAATACCGTCGGACAATTGTTGAAATGCTGTTTGCGGAAGGCAATCACATTTGTTCTGTGTGCGTAGCAAACGGTAATTGCGAATTACAAGACTTAGCGATTGAAATGGGTATGGATCATGTACGTTTAGATTATCACTTCCCCAATCGCAAAGTAGATGTTTCCCACGATCGCTTCGGTATTGACCATAACCGATGTGTGCTGTGTACTCGTTGTGTCCGTGTTTGTGACGAAATCGAAGGCGCTCACACTTGGGATATGGCAGGCAGGGGTACAAACTCCCATGTCATTACTGACTTGAGCCAGCCCTGGGGAACATCTCAAACTTGTACCTCTTGTGGTAAATGTGTCAACGCTTGCCCCACAGGTGCGATTTTCTACCAAGGTTCCAGTGTTGGGGAAATGAAACATCATCGGGACAAACTTGATTTCTTAGTTACCGCAAGAGAAAAACAGCAATGGAATTTTTAGCCGTTGATTTTGAGTCGAAGCCAGGAGATATATATGAAACTCCGTCGCATCCGAAACATATTTTGGTGGTTGCTAGTAGTCAGTATTTTGACAATATCTATATTCCTGGCTTTAGCAAGTCCCACATCACCAACGGCGATCGCATCTGTTACACATTTAGAAGCCGCCCCTGGCGAAATACTTTATCGCTCACAAACAAAATTAGATGATCAATCAGGACACGTCTGGCAAGTGGTTCTATTTAAGCAAATTTATCCTGGTCAAAATACCAGTGTAAATCTGCGGCTTGTGGGTTTTCCCAACTCCGCCGAATTAATTCATCCCCAACCCCTGAAAATCACCACCGCATCCGGCAAAGTGTTCACAGCCTCTGACGTGTTCCTCGATGAAGCCCCAGCCCCAACTATCGGCCAGTACAACTTCCAAAATATCTTGCCCCAATTACCCAACGAACCCCTACAACTCGCCATTCCTTTACCTGGACAGAAGTCGATCAATATTTCAGTCCCTTACCCTGTCGTCCTGGAATGGCAGGAAGTTATGAGGGATGAGTAGGGAGTGTGGGAGTTTGGGAGGTGTGGGGAGTGTGGGGAGTGTGGGAAGTGTGGGAAGTGTGGGGAGTGTGGGGAGTGTGGGGAGTGTGGGGAGTGTGGGAAGTGTGGGGAGTGTGGGAAGAGAGGGGGGAAAGATTTCTTCACCATCCTTCCAAACCTCCCCCCTCACCCTTGTCTCCCCCCTCGCCCTTGTCTCCCCCCTCGCCCTTGTCTCCCCCCTTGCCCTTGTCTCCCACCTCGCCCTTGTCTCCCCCCACTCCCAACTCCCAACTCCCCACTCCCCACTCCCCACTCCCCACTCCCCACTCCCCAAAATCAACTATGACTCGCTTACGACTAGCAACAGTATGGTTAGGCGGCTGTTCTGGCTGTCACATGTCCTTTCTAGATTTAGATGAATGGCTGATAGATTTAGCCGGACTGGTGGATATTGTTTACAGCCCATTCGCTGATATTAAAGAATATCCCCAGGATGTAGATGTAGTTTTGGTGGAAGGTGCGATCGCTAATGAAGAACACTTAACCACAATCCGCACCGTTCGAGAACGTTCTAAACTCTTAATTTCCTTTGGTGATTGTGCTGTGACGGGCAATGTTACCGCCTTACGTAATCCATTAGGTAGCGCCGAACCAGTACTCCAGCGATGTTATGTCGAACTTGTGGATCTTCATCCCCAAATACCCCAAGAACCCGGCATAGTACCCCCGCTATTAGATCAAGTCACACCTGTACATTACGTAGTCCCCGTTGATATTTATTTACCCGGTTGTCCACCCTCAGCAACACGCATTCGCGCCGCATTAGAACCGCTTTTAAAAGGTGAAAAACCACAACTCGCAGGACGCGAATTAATCAAATTTGGTTAAATTTCTCCCTTGTCCACCTTGTCTCCCTTGTCTCCCTTGTCCCCTTATTCCCCACTCTATAGGAGATTTATTATGCTAAAAGCCGCAGACATTATGACAAAAGATGTAGCCACCATTCGTAGCTCTGCCACAGTTGCAGAAGCAGTACAGTTAATGCGGGCTAGAGATTGGCGGGCGTTAATTGTTGACCGTCGCCACGAACAAGATGCTTACGGCATTATTAGCGAGAGCGATATTGTCTATAAAGTTATTGCTTATGGTAAAGACCCTCATAAAACACGGGTATACGAGGTTATGACCAAGCCTTGCATCGCAATTAATCCCGACTTGGGTTTAGAATATGTCGCGCGGTTGTTTGCTCAACATCGTTTACACAGAGCGCCTGTTATCCAAGGTGAACTGGTAGGGATCATTTCGCTGACTGATATTTTGGCTTTAAGTGACTTTCTGGAACAACCCCGGTCGATTCTTTTAGAACAACAACTACAAGAAGAGATTAAAAAAGCTCGCGCCATCTGCATAGAAAAAGGTATCCACTCAGAAGAATGCGCCGCAGCTTGGGATGCAGTGGACGAAATGCAATCAGAAATCGCACATCAAACAGCCGTCAAAATCGACAGCACAGCTTTTGAAGATTACTCGGAAAGTGTGAAGTATGAAGTGTGAAGTGAGGGGACAAGGAAGACACGGGCGACAAGGGAGACAAGGAGGACAAGGGAGACAAGGAGGACACACAAGCATCTTTCTACCTTGTCTCCCCACACTCCCCACACTCCCCACACTCCCCACACTCCCCACACTCCCCACTCAGCACTCTTAACCAGCAATGACTAAAAAAATCGTTATCGATCCCGTTACCCGCATTGAAGGACATGCCAAGATTAGTATTTTTTTGGATGATACTGGTCAAGTGAGTGATGCTCACTTTCATGTCACAGAATTTCGTGGGTTTGAGAAGTTTTGCGAAGGTCGGCCGTTGTGGGAAATGCCGGCAATTACCGCTAGGGTTTGTGGTATTTGTCCGGTGAGTCACTTGTTAGCTTCAGCTAAAGCAGGCGATCGCATTTTAGCTGTTACTATCCCACCGACAGCTGCTAAACTCCGAAGATTGATGAATTTAGGGCAAATTCTCCAATCCCATGCACTGAGCTTCTTTCATCTCAGCGCCCCTGATTTTTTATTGGGAATGGATAGTAATCCCCAAACCCGCAATGTCTTTGGTTTAATTGCAGCAGAACCAGAATTTGCCCGTGGTGGAATTCGTTTACGTCAGTTTGGTCAAGAAATTATTGAGTTACTGGGAGGACAAAAGATTCACCCAGCTTGGGCGGTTCCCGGTGGTGTGCGCGAACCACTCACATCAGAAAAACGCAGCCATATCCAAAACCGCATTCCCGAAGCCCGCGCCACGATTTTAAATGCGTTGGCGAGATTTAAAAACTTGCTCGACGATTATGCCGCCGAAGCCCAAACCTTTGGTAATTTCCCTAGTTTATTTATGGGGTTAGTCACTCCCAATGGTTTATGGGAAACTTACGATGGACATCTCCGCTTTGTGGATAGTGCAGGTAACATCCTTGCCGATAAACTTGATCCCACGCGCTATCAAGAATTTATTGGGGAAGCAGTTCAACCAGACTCTTACTTAAAATCTCCCTACTACCGACCCTTGGGTTATCCTAACCAAAATGACCATTGTCGGATAGATAGTGGGATGTATCGGGTAGGGCCACTAGCACGACTAAATATTTGTAATCGAATTGGCACACCTTTAGCTGATCAAGAATTACAAGAATTCCGCGATCGCGGTCAAGGTACAGTCAAATCATCTTTCTTTTATCACTATGCCCGCTTAATCGAAATTATCGCTTGTATCGAACACATTGAAATTTTACTTAACGACCCAGACATTTTATCAACACGACTGCGTGCCGAAGCAGGCATTAACCAACTAGAAGGAGTTGGTGTCAGCGAAGCACCACGCGGCACATTATTTCATCATTATCGCGTTGATGAAAATGGGTTACTGCAAAAAGTCAACTTAATCATTGCCACAGGACAAAATAACCTAGCAATGAATCGTACAGTTGCTCAAATTGCCCGACATTTCATTCAAGGTAATGATATTCCTGAAGGAATGCTCAACCGTGTCGAAGCCGGGATTCGTGCCTTTGACCCCTGTTTAAGTTGTTCAACTCACGCCGCCGGACAAATGCCTTTACAAATTCAACTAATAGCAGCCGATGGCAATATTATCAATCAAGTTTGGCGGTATTAAACTGTGGGTGTTGCTGAATTAGGAGATGAAATTTCAGGTACTCAAATGTAAAACTCCTTGTTCTCTCTGCGCCTCTGCGCCTCTGCGTGAGATAATTCATCCTGCATTTATGCAGCACCAAACTGTGCTAATAATGTCTCCACACTCGCATTATGATCTAAAAAAGAAAACAAATGGCGATAAAGTAATTTGCCATCTTTATCTAACACAAACTGCGCTGGTAAAGGCGCTCCCAAAGCTTGCCCAACTCGATATCTCCGAAATACTTGGCAACTGGGATCACTTAACAAAGGCATTTTTAAGCCTAAATCTTGGACAACTATTTGACTCTGCTTTTCATCAGTACTTGTAATCATTAATACTTCAATACCACGTTTTGTAAATTCCTCATAGTTTTCATTCAAAGCTTTAATATGGGGATAACAAAACGGGCAGTATTGCTTTTCGGTAAAGATACGAGTAAACGCCAGTAATACTGGTTGCTTACCACGATAATCTGATAATTTTACTAAATTACCGTTAGTAATATCCGGTAGTTGAAAATCTGGTGTGCCTATTTCTAAATGAAAGTAACTAGTTGCGGGTATTGGCAAAAAGTTACGGAAAAATCGCTCATTAAATAAGCCTCTAAAATCAGTTGAAGTTAGCATAACAAGCCTCACAATAATAATTTCGTGTTTTTGTTTGAAATATTGATAATGGATATATCCATTTTATCCTCCTATCATTATCCTATCCTGCTTCCCGATGTAGCATACAGATGAGAAAAAATAGATAACAGACACCATTACCTACTCAACTTTTGGTGTTTCCTCAGAATTAGTTGTTTCTTGTTGATTGCTAGACTGTAAAGTCTCACGAGTTATTAAAAACTTTTTACCTAAATCTGTAACACAAAAATATTTAGTTAAATCGATTGGTTGTCTACCATAATCGCTTGCTTTCACCAAATCGCTAATATAACCAGAATTAGTCTGAATTAATTTCAAATCTCGCAAACGTCTTAATTCATCAGCGACCTTTTCTGACACATAAAAGTTATAGTTAGTATTTGCTTGTAAATGCTGATCAAGTTGAGCAATCTTTTCATAATCTTTATCTCCTAATAAAAAATTATACATAAACGCTTGCATTTCTTCTAAGTTTTTTTGTTGCTTTTCTAACTGTTCTAGTTGTTGTGCTTGCAGTTCATCGATTTCTTTTTTCTGTTTATTGACTTCTTGCTTTAGTTCCCTAAACTTAGCTGTAATCCCACCTTCTTTAGAAATACCAAAATCCTCTAATCTATTGAGCAAATTAGAGTTGAAAAATAAAATAATAGCAATAACTAAAATATCAGGAATTTCTATTTTTCTGGGCTGTTGTCCTTCTTTAAAAAAGATGGGACTAATTAAGCTAAATATCAGATATCCTAATGCTAATAGCGAGACAATTTCAATCCACCAATTTCTGCGAGCTTTATTCTGATCGTCCTGTGGTTTCTGCTTTGTTTGGTTTTGATTATTTTCTTGATTCATCAGTGACTACTTTTAATTTAATAAGACAGAAACACGGTATAAGGAAATTGCAACGTATTTTTTATACCAATTCCATGAGAGGCTACATATCAACGTAGGTTGTGCAATTCCCAAAAATTATAAATTAATAAGTCAGCAAATTTTTAGCATTGCCCACCTTACCTTAATAGGATTTACGCAACTCGCATATTTTTTCTGTAGGGTGTGTGACGCGACGAGAAGATTTGAACGGAGTCATCAGATTTATAGCGTCACGCACCAACCACCAATTATGACACTTACGTAAGTCTCGCTTAATCGCAATAAAGTAGCAGATGTAAGTTGATAAGATGTAACCGTATTTTTTTGTAATTTACAAACCCATGACAGTACGATAATGAGCTTCAATCTCCACGACAGTTGGCGAATAACGCTGAATATCCCACTGACTGCGTTGGAATAATTCTTGTCGCAACTCATCAACATTAATCTTAGTTACTTGATGATTATCTACTATTTGTTTGCCATTTACCCACACACTATCAACAGCGTTTGTCGGTCTACCTAAAACTAATAGACCGATGGGATCAGTCCGAGGTAATAATGATAAACTGGTCAAATCATAAAGGACTAAATCAGCTTGTTTACCAACATTTAAAGAACCAATTTTATCTGACATATTCAAACCTTTAGCACCACCCAAAGCTGCCATTTCTGTTGCTTGTCGGGGTGTAATCCAATATTGATAATCTCGTTCTGTGGTGTTGTGCAGAATTGAACCAATTTTAATCGCTTCTAATAAATCTTGGGAATCATTACTCGAAGCACCATCACAACCAAATGTGACATTTACTTGAGCTTGGCGATATTTTAAAATTGGCGCAATTCCACTGCCTAAACGCAAATTACTTAAGGGATTATGCACAACTGTAGATTGAGTTTCGGCGAGAATTTCAATATCCAATTCATTTAACCACACACAATGGGCGAGAGAAGTCCGATCGCCTAAATAACCCAGGCGTTTAAGATGTTCAACAGCACTACAACCGTATTTTTCCTGGGCGAGTTTTTCTTGGGCTTTGGTTTCCAACAAATGGGAGTGACGACATAAATTATAGCGATCGCTCAACTCAATACAACCAGTAAATAAAGCATCACTACACAACTGAATCCCCGTAGGCGCAACTAAAATACTCACCCCTTCATCCGGGCGATGAAATTGTCTAACGGCTTCCTCCACAAGTGCTAAAGTTTCCGCAGTCGAACGAAAATAAGGCTCGTGGTTACGTTCATTTTCCCCAGAAGGAATACCGGCGGTTAAAGATTCATCTTGAATTAACGGTGCAATAAAAGCCCGAATCCCAATTTCTCGGTAAGCGCGAACCGCCGCCGTGATGGTTTCTAACTCTTCCCCAGGAATCAGTACCAAATGATCTACAACACTCGTACCCCCAGATAGTAAAGTTTCTACCGCCGTTCCCAAGGCGCTGAGATAGACTTTTTCTGTGTCGAGGGGGGGGAAATCATACAACTGCGCCAACCATAATTCTAAGGGCAAAGGCGGAATAATTCCCCGTTGCCACTTTTCCGAAGAATGGGTGTGGGCGTTAACAAAACCGGGTAGTAGTAGCTTATATTCGCCGTTAACTGCCGTCCCCACAACATCAAGATGAGGTGCGATCGCTGCAATTTTACCATCTACAACCTGCACATCTGTGGTGGAGTACCCATCATCAGTAGAAATTAAGACATTTTTAATAGTAAAGTTCACGATTTAAACCTTGATTAAGTAATTGAACGCTCTACCTGTTTTCAAGTTACAAAATAGAAATAGGTGTTGGGTGTTGCAAATTTATGAATCAGCCTCTGCGGACTTTGGGAGTTGCGCCAAATGCTTGGATGGTAGATCATGCGATCGCAGATATTACCCGTTCTCCCAAAAACCCACAACCCGTTATCTTAACAACCGAAACTAAAACCCTGCGCCTTGACTTGGCAAAAGCCGCAATTCTTGTTATTGACATGCAAAACGACTTTTGTCATCCCGATGGCTGGTTAGCGCACATTGGCGTGGATGTGACTCCCGCACGTCAACCCATTGAACCGTTAAATAATTTACTGCCCAAACTGCGTCATGTTAACGTGCCGGTAATTTGGGTAAATTGGGGTAATCGTCCCGACTTACTCAATATCAGTGCGGCTTCCCGTCACGTCTATAACCCTAGCGGTGATGGTGTGGGCTTAGGCGACTGCTTACCCAAAAACGGTGCTAGGGTATTAATGGCAGGTAGCTGGGCAGCAGCCGTAGTTGATGAACTACCACAGTTACCCGAAGATATCCGCATCGACAAATACCGTATGAGTGGCTTTTGGGACACACCCTTAGATAGTATTCTGCGGAATTTGGGAATTACTACAATATTTTTTGCTGGTGTGAATGCTGATCAATGTGTATTAACTACACTCTGTGACGCTAATTTTTTAGGATATGACTGCATTTTAGTTAAAGATTGTACCGCGACAACTTCACCCGATTATTGTTGGTTAGCAACCTTATACAACGTTAAACAATGCTTTGGTTTCGTCACCGATTCCCAAGCAATTTTCACAGCTTTAAGCCACCCCAAATTAACAGGAGAGGATGATTAAGATGCACTCTACTCGTTGCGTAATTCCTGTTATTAAATCTCCCAAAGATTATCAAGCATACCGCATCAGCCCTCATGATAGTAATCGATTAGCAATTATCTTTGATTCCACCAACGCCAATACTTCTTTAACTTGTTGTGTAGAAATATTTGATGTGGGTGGACAGACACCGCCAAATCGTCATCAATGGGCAGTAGAAATGTTTTTTATTCTCAAAGGTGAAGGAGTAGCTATTTGTGATGGTAAAAAAGTCGCTATTAAAGCCGGAGATAGTTTATTAGTACCGCCCACAGGCACACACTTAATTAAAAATACAGGCTCTAGCCGCCTGTATACCTTAACAATTATGGTTCCAAATGAAGACTTTGCTGAATTAATTCGCAGTGGCACACCTGTAGAATTAGATGCAGAAGATATGGCAGTATTTGGCAGGTTAGATACCTTTATGCCTTATTGAATAAAAATTCAGAGAATTTTAGAAAATTGTAGGGTGCGTTGAAGCAAAGCGTAACGCACCTTATTGGCATTGCAAGTCTAACTATGTTGCTTTTTACGGGAATTTACGGCAATCTGGATGTAGTCACTGCCTATAGCGTCTATGTTTGATGCCTTCTTAGCTCACAATAGTCAGTTGTAGGTGGCTTTGGGTGGTCGCTTTCTCTTCTCTCGCGCAGAGACTTGTAAAGTGTATCACGCCCTAACGGGAAGTCAAAAGTCAAAAATCAAAAGTCAAAAGATTATCTTTCCAGAAGTAGCGACTGTCTTAAAAATCAAGCTCATCATTTTATCTTTTTTCAATAAACCTCATCATGAGTGCCAATATCAACTAGCACGATCTCATCCTCATCAGATGTAAGGTTGGGTGTAGCGATAGCGATAGCGTAACCCAACCTTACTATTTTCTAAAGGAAAAAGACTCATCATCAAATCTGTTTCCTGTCACCTGTTTCCTATAATGTATCCATTGCCACCTGTGCCTGTGGATTTTATGCTTAGATTATATGGTTTGAAAAATTTTGTTACTACTATGTCCATAAAGTTATCAGGTCAGTTTAGTACATTGTCGATAATGCCTTTATTTTTGGGAAGTTCCTTGGCGATGATTTCCCAGATTTATCCAGCCCAAGCACAAATCAACAATCATCATCTTTTGTTGTCACAACAAACAGTCATTGAAACTTTACCACCACCGCCAGATACTTCCGTTACCCCAGATAATCAACAAACTTTGCCCCAAATACAACCAGGGCAAATTGAGCAATATGATTCTACTCCTTTTCCCTACCCATCTACAGATAATCAGTCTCAACAAAATCCTGTATTAATTCAACCGAGTCAGCCCAATCAATATAGCCAAAACTTTGAACGTTACTTTGTCTATGTTGACAGTGATAATTACCAAACACTGCAAAGAGTCCGGCAAATTGAACCAGAGGCTTACATCCGTCCATATCAAGGACGTTCGATTATTCAGTCAGGAGTGTTTAACAGGCGATCTAACGCTGAGGATCGGGTGAGACAACTAGAATTTTCTGGTATTCGTGGTGCAAGAATTGTCAGCTTTTCTAACGGGCAGGAAATACAAAATTTTAGCAGTAGTAATAGTAGCAGCAATTCTCAAAAGAGAAGTAATCGGTATTATGTTGTGATTCCTGGGAGAACTCAAGATTTACCTGTAATTGCTAATACAATCATCCGTAAAAGTGGCTATTCTAGCTTAGTGCAAGAAAGACAAAGACCCTTTGGCCCTCATGTAGCTGTAGGGCCATTTGTGGAACGGGGTGATGCAGATAGATGGAATAGATATGTCCGGGATTTAGGATTTGGTGATGCGAGGGTTTATTACGCTAGGTAAGTGCTGAGTGCCGAGTTCTGAGTTA is drawn from Aulosira sp. FACHB-615 and contains these coding sequences:
- a CDS encoding peroxiredoxin, translating into MLTSTDFRGLFNERFFRNFLPIPATSYFHLEIGTPDFQLPDITNGNLVKLSDYRGKQPVLLAFTRIFTEKQYCPFCYPHIKALNENYEEFTKRGIEVLMITSTDEKQSQIVVQDLGLKMPLLSDPSCQVFRRYRVGQALGAPLPAQFVLDKDGKLLYRHLFSFLDHNASVETLLAQFGAA
- a CDS encoding Ni/Fe hydrogenase subunit alpha, whose product is MTKKIVIDPVTRIEGHAKISIFLDDTGQVSDAHFHVTEFRGFEKFCEGRPLWEMPAITARVCGICPVSHLLASAKAGDRILAVTIPPTAAKLRRLMNLGQILQSHALSFFHLSAPDFLLGMDSNPQTRNVFGLIAAEPEFARGGIRLRQFGQEIIELLGGQKIHPAWAVPGGVREPLTSEKRSHIQNRIPEARATILNALARFKNLLDDYAAEAQTFGNFPSLFMGLVTPNGLWETYDGHLRFVDSAGNILADKLDPTRYQEFIGEAVQPDSYLKSPYYRPLGYPNQNDHCRIDSGMYRVGPLARLNICNRIGTPLADQELQEFRDRGQGTVKSSFFYHYARLIEIIACIEHIEILLNDPDILSTRLRAEAGINQLEGVGVSEAPRGTLFHHYRVDENGLLQKVNLIIATGQNNLAMNRTVAQIARHFIQGNDIPEGMLNRVEAGIRAFDPCLSCSTHAAGQMPLQIQLIAADGNIINQVWRY
- a CDS encoding DUF3122 domain-containing protein — protein: MKLRRIRNIFWWLLVVSILTISIFLALASPTSPTAIASVTHLEAAPGEILYRSQTKLDDQSGHVWQVVLFKQIYPGQNTSVNLRLVGFPNSAELIHPQPLKITTASGKVFTASDVFLDEAPAPTIGQYNFQNILPQLPNEPLQLAIPLPGQKSINISVPYPVVLEWQEVMRDE
- the hoxE gene encoding bidirectional hydrogenase complex protein HoxE, coding for MTTASTVVLPHPSGDKRLKMLDATMKRHQYQQDALIEILHKAQELYGYLESDLLLYIAHKLKLPPSRVYGVATFYHLFSLAPQGVHSCVLCTGTACYVKGAQAILASVEKITHIRAGETTTNGQLSLLTARCLGACGIAPAVVFDGTVLGNQTPESVCDRIQGWLENGTQ
- the hoxU gene encoding bidirectional hydrogenase complex protein HoxU; this encodes MTVKTLTINGQLVSASEEETLLDAAQAAGIHIPTLCHVEGVGDVGACRLCLVEIAGSSKLQPACVTKVNEGMEVYTNSDRLQKYRRTIVEMLFAEGNHICSVCVANGNCELQDLAIEMGMDHVRLDYHFPNRKVDVSHDRFGIDHNRCVLCTRCVRVCDEIEGAHTWDMAGRGTNSHVITDLSQPWGTSQTCTSCGKCVNACPTGAIFYQGSSVGEMKHHRDKLDFLVTAREKQQWNF
- a CDS encoding CBS domain-containing protein — its product is MLKAADIMTKDVATIRSSATVAEAVQLMRARDWRALIVDRRHEQDAYGIISESDIVYKVIAYGKDPHKTRVYEVMTKPCIAINPDLGLEYVARLFAQHRLHRAPVIQGELVGIISLTDILALSDFLEQPRSILLEQQLQEEIKKARAICIEKGIHSEECAAAWDAVDEMQSEIAHQTAVKIDSTAFEDYSESVKYEV
- the nuoF gene encoding NADH-quinone oxidoreductase subunit NuoF; the protein is MELNELLAIAKQERSQAKPVQIRCCTAAGCLSGNAASVKHELEAGIKAEGLEKDVQVSGVGCMRLCCQGPLVQVDTPAGSKLYEQVTTQDAFAIIEALDGGKTHISEIDLSQPFFSYQKPIVLENSGKIDPEKIQAYIAAKGYQALYHVLREMTPGEVVETISRSGLRGRGGAGYPTGIKWATVAKAKSGRKFVICNADEGDPGAFMDRSVLESDPHRVLEGMAIAAYAVGANQGYIYVRAEYPVAIHRLQTAIHQAQRLGLLGSQIFESPFDFKIDIRIGAGAYVCGEETALMESIEGKRGLPHPRPPYPAESGLWGHPTLINNVETFANIAPIIRNGADWFANIGTEKSKGTKVFALAGKIRNTGLIEVPMGTSLRQIVEEMGGGIPDGGTAKAVQTGGPSGGCIPASAFDTPVDYESLTNLGSMMGSGGMIVMDDSTNMVDVARFFMEFCMDESCGKCIPCRVGTVQMHKLLTKLMQGKATQADMTLLEELCDMVKHTSLCGLGQSAPNPVLSTLRYFREEYVELIEEYLELIKEEEVMV
- a CDS encoding oxidoreductase gives rise to the protein MTRLRLATVWLGGCSGCHMSFLDLDEWLIDLAGLVDIVYSPFADIKEYPQDVDVVLVEGAIANEEHLTTIRTVRERSKLLISFGDCAVTGNVTALRNPLGSAEPVLQRCYVELVDLHPQIPQEPGIVPPLLDQVTPVHYVVPVDIYLPGCPPSATRIRAALEPLLKGEKPQLAGRELIKFG